In Zobellia roscoffensis, the following are encoded in one genomic region:
- a CDS encoding 2OG-Fe(II) oxygenase has translation MKTITNTNALEQALALEVPTREASLRREPSVSQFWNDNRKLLEAAWAEWETENKDNLLVPDETLLDPRLRQAINDAWENPEKESAVADLWEEIIPGVYVAQFFDVERLAEFRSYLEDVVNSKIPKRAPYGIQLNRYGMMLDPRSEGHLAAPNFQAFYNEMMDRYMRPIARLLLGTYGYDNQTFGFSIQYNPDKDKDLHAHTDASAATLNININLPDEEFTGSQVDFHDTSTRKVVQTIFEPGKAIIHTGKVPHATHPITSGQRSNLVVWLYGDRMQIPRGGTSSYGGGNNAASKVVSSEDITARQRWSLPDGPKDTIAPF, from the coding sequence ATGAAAACAATAACAAATACAAATGCACTTGAACAAGCTCTTGCACTAGAAGTTCCTACACGAGAAGCTTCATTAAGACGAGAACCATCCGTTTCTCAATTTTGGAATGACAACCGTAAATTGTTAGAAGCTGCTTGGGCAGAATGGGAAACTGAAAATAAAGACAATTTACTGGTTCCTGATGAAACCTTACTTGACCCACGATTACGACAAGCTATTAACGATGCTTGGGAAAATCCAGAAAAAGAATCTGCCGTTGCCGATTTGTGGGAAGAAATTATTCCTGGTGTTTATGTTGCACAGTTTTTTGATGTTGAACGTTTAGCAGAATTCCGCAGTTATTTGGAAGATGTGGTTAACTCAAAAATACCGAAACGCGCACCTTACGGTATTCAGTTGAATCGCTATGGTATGATGTTGGATCCACGATCGGAAGGTCATCTTGCAGCTCCTAATTTTCAGGCATTTTATAATGAAATGATGGATCGTTACATGCGTCCAATTGCACGCTTGTTACTAGGTACTTATGGTTACGATAACCAAACCTTTGGTTTCTCTATTCAGTATAATCCAGATAAGGATAAAGATTTACACGCACATACGGATGCCTCGGCTGCAACCTTAAATATCAACATTAACTTACCTGATGAAGAATTTACAGGTTCACAAGTTGATTTTCATGATACATCCACAAGAAAAGTTGTTCAGACTATCTTTGAACCAGGTAAAGCAATAATTCATACCGGAAAAGTACCACATGCTACGCACCCAATCACCAGCGGACAACGGAGTAACTTGGTAGTATGGCTATATGGAGACCGAATGCAAATACCACGAGGTGGTACAAGCAGCTATGGTGGTGGCAATAACGCTGCATCCAAAGTTGTTTCGTCAGAAGACATTACTGCACGCCAGCGCTGGAGTTTGCCAGATGGTCCTAAAGATACCATTGCACCGTTTTAA
- the kefF gene encoding glutathione-regulated potassium-efflux system oxidoreductase KefF has translation MKNILVLFSHPKFEKSRANSILADKIKDKVGVTFHDLYERYPDFNVDVDAEKELMEAHDIIIFHHPFYWYSCPPLMKQWIDMVLEFGWAYGPAGNALLDKKWLNVITTGGSKAMYCENGTNCYAINDFLRPFQQTANLCGMRYLPPFAVMNTHKIEDKKLHAYAEQYDKLIDLLVEDAVVAEVGNISFLNDIPQLNA, from the coding sequence ATGAAGAATATATTAGTTTTATTTTCTCACCCTAAGTTTGAAAAATCTAGGGCTAATTCCATTTTAGCAGATAAAATAAAGGATAAAGTTGGGGTAACATTTCATGATTTGTATGAGCGTTACCCTGATTTTAATGTAGATGTAGATGCTGAAAAAGAATTGATGGAGGCGCATGATATCATTATTTTTCACCATCCATTTTATTGGTATAGCTGTCCTCCTCTAATGAAGCAGTGGATAGATATGGTGTTGGAGTTTGGTTGGGCGTACGGCCCTGCAGGAAATGCACTGTTAGATAAAAAATGGCTAAACGTGATAACTACAGGAGGCTCTAAGGCTATGTATTGCGAAAACGGCACCAATTGCTATGCTATAAATGATTTTTTACGACCATTTCAGCAAACAGCTAATCTATGCGGTATGCGGTATTTACCTCCTTTTGCAGTTATGAATACACATAAGATAGAAGATAAAAAGTTGCATGCCTATGCAGAGCAATATGATAAGTTAATTGATTTATTAGTAGAAGATGCAGTAGTTGCGGAAGTTGGCAACATCTCTTTTTTGAATGATATTCCACAACTAAACGCGTAG
- a CDS encoding cupin domain-containing protein, whose protein sequence is MKIKITLAAVAITALFISTTANAQVNTIDSVATSKVQHFNFDEMESESIGEGIKRKWFHGEKGQMTIFDLEKEAHIPWHKHPNEQITYIMSGKVKIKTIIDGKEEFVIVSGGEVIVFPENVPHEFWALEKTVDLDVHVPVRQDWLSKELPDYLKKSE, encoded by the coding sequence ATGAAAATTAAAATTACACTTGCAGCAGTAGCTATAACAGCATTATTTATAAGTACTACGGCAAATGCTCAAGTAAATACCATAGATTCTGTAGCCACTTCAAAAGTACAACATTTCAATTTTGATGAAATGGAATCTGAGTCCATAGGTGAAGGCATTAAAAGAAAATGGTTTCACGGTGAAAAAGGGCAAATGACCATTTTTGACTTGGAAAAAGAAGCACATATTCCTTGGCACAAACACCCTAACGAGCAGATAACATACATTATGTCTGGTAAGGTAAAAATCAAGACTATAATTGATGGCAAAGAGGAATTTGTAATTGTTTCTGGCGGAGAAGTAATTGTTTTCCCAGAAAATGTACCACACGAATTTTGGGCATTGGAAAAAACGGTGGATTTAGATGTTCACGTTCCTGTTCGCCAAGATTGGTTAAGCAAAGAATTACCAGATTATTTAAAGAAAAGTGAATAA
- a CDS encoding enoyl-CoA hydratase/isomerase family protein: protein MDYKNFQTFTAKQTGGILTVDINFGPVNVQGQEMLADLSSLCLRLERDRSVKVVVFESSNPGYWVCHYDTNLLKDLSTEAVPRNEVELFDLQLILERLSNVPQATIAKIEGFARGGGHEMALALDMRFAARGKAKFMQMEVGMGILPCGGGASRMARQTGLGKALELILSAKDWDADEAEKFGTINKALDADEIGPYVDTLAQRISKFPAESIAASKRAVHTSIDLPIKEALKEEAYQLFQATSKTPAVKRFQYADDNGAQFDHNNQKNWEQMVMDIQEVN from the coding sequence ATGGACTACAAGAATTTTCAAACATTTACGGCAAAACAAACAGGAGGAATTTTAACAGTTGATATCAACTTTGGACCAGTAAACGTACAAGGACAAGAAATGCTAGCAGATTTAAGCAGCCTTTGTTTACGATTAGAACGCGATAGAAGTGTAAAAGTAGTCGTTTTTGAATCTTCAAATCCTGGGTACTGGGTATGTCATTATGATACCAACTTGTTAAAAGATTTATCTACAGAAGCGGTACCAAGAAACGAAGTGGAGTTGTTTGATTTACAATTAATCTTAGAAAGATTAAGCAATGTACCACAAGCGACTATAGCAAAAATTGAAGGTTTTGCTCGTGGTGGCGGACACGAAATGGCATTGGCTTTAGATATGCGTTTTGCAGCAAGAGGAAAAGCCAAGTTCATGCAGATGGAAGTAGGCATGGGTATTCTGCCTTGTGGTGGCGGAGCTTCACGTATGGCAAGACAAACAGGTTTAGGAAAAGCATTAGAACTTATTTTAAGTGCCAAGGATTGGGATGCAGATGAAGCCGAAAAATTTGGCACCATAAACAAAGCTTTAGATGCTGATGAAATAGGACCTTATGTAGATACTCTAGCACAACGTATCTCTAAATTTCCTGCAGAGTCTATTGCTGCTAGTAAACGTGCTGTACATACTTCTATAGACTTACCTATTAAAGAAGCTTTAAAAGAAGAAGCATACCAATTGTTTCAAGCAACAAGTAAAACTCCAGCCGTTAAACGTTTCCAATATGCAGATGATAACGGCGCCCAGTTTGACCATAATAACCAAAAGAATTGGGAGCAAATGGTAATGGATATTCAAGAAGTAAATTAA
- a CDS encoding L-dopachrome tautomerase-related protein — translation MMKKISIILSLVTSVMALQGQNTVSEVETYGTVDQAVGNIAFTNDGELVYSHHPFFSPEIRVVKFDKKANTTSPFPNLEWNTPRETDDNYLSNVLGIRNDENGVIWMIDMAQRNNVTPKIVGWNTKTNKLERIYYLPESSVPSISQPNDMVVDTKHGFFIIADEGIGNGGDGSKAAFIIVDMKTGKTRRVLEGTRTTKPENTPTVINGKHLAVNGKDLLIGNDGITADANFEYIYYGSLNGPKIYRIKTLDLVNEDFTDADLDIKIETYSDKPNNGGMSIDNEGNLYLTALETKSVAVVLAKDRSVKTMVQDKNMVWPDGVSYNHVDGYMYVSAAQVNRGAPFNEGKSVATKPFYIFRFKPVVKGVSFR, via the coding sequence ATGATGAAAAAGATAAGTATCATATTAAGTTTAGTTACTTCAGTTATGGCTTTGCAAGGACAAAACACCGTTTCCGAAGTAGAAACATATGGTACGGTAGATCAAGCGGTGGGAAATATTGCTTTTACCAATGATGGTGAATTAGTATACAGTCATCATCCATTTTTTTCTCCAGAAATAAGAGTCGTGAAGTTTGATAAAAAGGCGAACACAACTTCGCCTTTTCCCAACTTGGAATGGAATACACCACGAGAAACCGATGATAATTACTTAAGCAATGTTCTCGGAATCCGTAATGATGAAAATGGTGTTATCTGGATGATAGATATGGCGCAGCGTAATAATGTTACGCCAAAAATTGTAGGTTGGAATACAAAAACCAATAAATTAGAACGTATATATTACTTACCAGAGTCAAGTGTGCCTTCAATTAGCCAACCCAATGATATGGTGGTTGATACCAAACACGGCTTTTTTATTATAGCAGATGAGGGTATAGGTAATGGAGGAGATGGAAGCAAGGCAGCTTTTATCATCGTAGATATGAAAACGGGAAAAACACGTCGGGTTTTGGAGGGTACACGTACTACAAAACCAGAAAATACCCCAACGGTTATAAATGGTAAGCATCTGGCAGTAAATGGAAAAGATTTGTTGATTGGTAATGACGGAATTACTGCCGATGCTAATTTTGAATACATCTATTACGGATCGTTAAACGGACCAAAAATCTACCGAATTAAAACGTTGGATTTAGTTAATGAAGATTTCACGGATGCCGATTTAGATATCAAAATTGAAACCTACTCAGACAAACCAAACAATGGCGGTATGTCTATTGATAATGAAGGCAATTTATATTTAACTGCTTTAGAAACCAAAAGTGTTGCTGTAGTTCTAGCTAAAGACCGTAGCGTAAAAACAATGGTTCAAGACAAAAATATGGTTTGGCCAGATGGTGTTAGTTACAACCACGTAGATGGTTATATGTATGTATCGGCAGCACAAGTAAATAGGGGAGCTCCTTTTAATGAAGGTAAAAGTGTTGCAACTAAACCATTTTATATTTTCAGGTTTAAGCCTGTTGTAAAAGGTGTTTCATTTAGATAA
- a CDS encoding zinc-binding alcohol dehydrogenase family protein, whose protein sequence is MKAIGYKENLPIDNTKSLQDVELETPKATGRDILVEIKAISVNPADYKVRAGMPAEGDSWKVIGWDATGIVTAIGEDVTLFNIGDEVWYAGDFTRQGSYAEYQIVDERIVGKKPQSLSYAEAAALPLTTLTAYEMLFDRLEVSKDDANKSILVIGAAGGVGSILVQLAKKLTKLNIIGTASREETTSWLKELGADTVINHRNKLSEEFEKYNLPAPEYVVSLNATEHHVDEIAKLIKPQGKFGLIDDPKSLNVMPFKGKAVSTHIELMFTRSMFQTEDMIEQHNILNKASELIDNGTIRTTLGENFGTINAENLRRAHAFLETGKAKGKIVLEGF, encoded by the coding sequence ATGAAAGCAATAGGATACAAAGAGAATCTTCCAATTGACAATACAAAATCTTTACAAGATGTAGAATTGGAAACTCCAAAAGCTACGGGAAGAGATATTTTAGTTGAAATAAAAGCTATTTCTGTAAATCCGGCAGATTATAAGGTACGTGCAGGAATGCCCGCAGAAGGTGACAGCTGGAAAGTTATTGGATGGGATGCTACCGGAATAGTTACGGCAATTGGTGAAGATGTGACTCTTTTTAATATTGGAGATGAAGTTTGGTATGCAGGCGATTTTACGCGCCAAGGTAGTTATGCAGAATATCAAATTGTAGATGAGCGTATTGTTGGTAAAAAACCTCAAAGCTTATCTTATGCTGAAGCTGCTGCATTACCATTAACCACACTTACAGCCTACGAAATGTTGTTTGATCGATTAGAGGTATCTAAAGACGATGCCAACAAATCTATTTTGGTTATTGGTGCCGCTGGTGGTGTAGGTTCTATTTTGGTGCAATTGGCTAAAAAACTGACGAAGTTGAACATTATAGGTACGGCTTCTCGCGAAGAAACCACATCTTGGTTAAAAGAATTAGGTGCAGATACGGTTATTAACCACAGAAACAAGTTGAGCGAAGAGTTCGAGAAATACAATTTACCGGCTCCAGAGTACGTAGTAAGCTTAAATGCTACGGAACACCACGTAGATGAAATTGCTAAACTGATAAAACCTCAAGGGAAATTCGGATTAATAGATGACCCAAAATCGCTAAATGTAATGCCTTTTAAAGGTAAAGCGGTTTCTACGCATATAGAGTTAATGTTTACACGCTCTATGTTTCAGACCGAAGATATGATTGAGCAGCATAATATATTGAACAAAGCTTCTGAATTAATCGACAACGGTACCATTAGAACCACGCTAGGCGAAAATTTCGGAACTATAAACGCTGAAAACCTTAGAAGAGCGCACGCTTTTTTAGAAACGGGTAAAGCAAAAGGTAAAATTGTTTTAGAAGGATTTTAA
- a CDS encoding DUF4437 domain-containing protein: MKKTILLALAIATTAYASAQTPTTDPAKSVNEVVTADNVEWGWLNPLRGDKSPAAGKLWGDRTKNEPAGFLVKFNKGFSSPPHIHNITYRGVVIQGLLHNDDEKAEKQWLPAGSYWQQPAGEAHITAADDNENMAFLDIQEGPYLVQPTSEAFDNGERPINVDKSNMVWLNANDIEWVSAKSNVETAFLWGSHGENQLRATLLRLPAGFSGKIKNLSPNFRAVVISGGISHQFSKKEDKNELEAPSYFGTEENATSIISTTKETVIYIRSNGDFEVK, from the coding sequence ATGAAAAAAACAATACTACTTGCATTAGCGATAGCAACAACGGCATATGCAAGTGCACAAACACCAACAACGGATCCTGCCAAATCTGTAAATGAGGTGGTAACGGCGGACAATGTAGAATGGGGGTGGTTGAATCCACTTCGAGGCGATAAGAGTCCCGCTGCAGGAAAACTTTGGGGAGATCGTACAAAAAATGAACCTGCAGGATTTTTAGTGAAATTTAATAAAGGATTTTCATCGCCTCCACACATTCACAACATTACTTATAGAGGTGTTGTAATACAAGGATTATTACACAATGACGATGAAAAAGCAGAAAAACAGTGGTTGCCAGCAGGTTCTTATTGGCAGCAACCAGCAGGAGAAGCACATATTACAGCTGCTGACGATAACGAGAATATGGCTTTTTTAGATATTCAAGAAGGACCGTATTTAGTACAACCAACTTCAGAAGCTTTTGATAATGGCGAAAGACCAATTAATGTTGATAAAAGCAATATGGTTTGGTTAAATGCCAACGATATAGAATGGGTTTCTGCAAAAAGTAATGTTGAAACTGCCTTTTTATGGGGAAGCCACGGGGAAAATCAATTGCGTGCAACACTTTTAAGGTTACCAGCAGGCTTCAGTGGAAAAATCAAAAATTTGAGTCCTAATTTTAGAGCAGTTGTTATTTCTGGAGGAATATCACATCAGTTTTCTAAAAAAGAGGATAAAAATGAATTAGAAGCTCCTTCATATTTTGGTACAGAAGAAAACGCAACCTCTATCATTTCAACAACTAAAGAAACGGTGATTTATATTAGAAGTAACGGTGATTTTGAAGTGAAGTAA
- a CDS encoding AraC family transcriptional regulator — MARTIIDNIVIAQYKDQTFFEFCKYTTIRFFEIVYFEKGEGTIKINGHTVNYSANSIFVFVPDDIYIVNPETATTTTAIKFLKSFFRGDAQQNANLPVNDWFRKIEGILNSESHQLREMRFETESDKIHLISLIKMVAAENDKKKSYDLFIIQNSLSVILHLVARNIQFLNADMTTKLVESSKIQQIINYLHANIYNPELLTTKNLAEEFHMADNYISEYFKKHTDVSLKKYILNYKLKLVETRLKYTDLQFSEIAMELGFTDSSHLNKTFQSYKGMTIGAYKASISA, encoded by the coding sequence ATGGCGCGAACCATTATTGATAATATTGTTATTGCCCAATATAAAGATCAAACTTTTTTTGAATTTTGTAAATATACTACCATTCGGTTTTTTGAAATTGTATATTTTGAAAAAGGTGAAGGAACTATTAAGATTAATGGGCATACCGTAAATTATTCGGCTAACAGTATTTTCGTTTTTGTTCCCGACGATATTTATATAGTGAATCCAGAGACTGCAACCACAACCACGGCTATTAAATTTTTGAAAAGTTTTTTTAGGGGAGATGCTCAGCAAAATGCAAATCTTCCGGTGAACGATTGGTTTCGTAAAATTGAAGGAATTCTAAATAGTGAAAGTCATCAATTGCGTGAAATGCGTTTTGAAACGGAATCGGATAAAATACACCTAATATCACTGATAAAAATGGTGGCAGCGGAAAACGATAAAAAGAAATCATACGATTTGTTTATCATTCAAAATTCACTTTCTGTAATTCTTCATCTTGTTGCACGTAATATTCAGTTTTTAAATGCTGATATGACGACCAAGCTTGTAGAATCGTCTAAAATTCAACAAATCATAAATTATCTTCATGCTAATATTTACAACCCAGAATTATTAACCACCAAAAACTTGGCAGAGGAGTTTCATATGGCGGATAATTATATTAGTGAGTATTTTAAAAAGCATACGGATGTTTCTTTAAAAAAGTACATTCTTAACTACAAATTGAAGCTGGTAGAAACAAGATTGAAATATACGGATTTGCAGTTTTCTGAAATTGCAATGGAGCTTGGTTTTACAGATTCTAGTCACCTTAACAAAACCTTTCAAAGCTATAAGGGAATGACCATTGGAGCTTACAAGGCTAGTATTTCTGCATAA
- a CDS encoding zinc-dependent alcohol dehydrogenase family protein — protein MKAMLLNSYGENANFEVSEIAKPEVTANHVLVKIVASSVNTIDMMIKNMGTDLPLSPATPALLGMDFSGVIEAVGEGVEGFNVGDEVYGCAGGLADLPGTLAEYIVADSNLVAHKPKGLTMRETAALPLVAITAYEGLTRAGVKAGQKVLVHGGSGGVGHLAVQLAKYFGAEVFATGTGENQKAIVEKFGATFIDFKTEKVADYTAKYTDGGFDVVFDTVGGPNLTNSIEAVALNGHISTTVSLCELDLTPLHFKGATLHVVFMLIPMLHNFKRDVHGNVLERLAEISNEGHLTPIVDENSFSLEQVGDAYAHLQSGKAIGKIVVEN, from the coding sequence ATGAAAGCAATGTTATTAAACAGTTACGGAGAAAATGCAAATTTTGAAGTTTCCGAAATAGCGAAACCAGAAGTTACCGCAAATCACGTTTTAGTAAAAATAGTGGCATCTAGTGTCAATACTATTGATATGATGATTAAAAATATGGGGACGGATTTACCATTGTCTCCTGCTACTCCAGCTTTATTAGGTATGGATTTTTCCGGAGTAATTGAAGCTGTTGGAGAAGGCGTAGAAGGTTTTAATGTAGGTGATGAAGTTTATGGTTGTGCAGGCGGACTTGCAGATTTACCAGGTACATTAGCAGAATACATTGTAGCAGATAGCAACCTTGTGGCTCACAAACCAAAAGGATTAACAATGCGTGAAACTGCAGCCTTACCTTTAGTAGCTATTACAGCTTACGAAGGTTTAACTAGAGCAGGCGTAAAAGCGGGTCAAAAAGTATTGGTACACGGTGGTTCTGGTGGTGTTGGTCACTTAGCGGTACAACTGGCTAAGTATTTTGGAGCAGAAGTTTTTGCTACAGGAACAGGAGAAAACCAAAAAGCAATTGTAGAAAAATTTGGTGCAACCTTTATTGATTTTAAAACTGAAAAGGTAGCAGATTACACAGCAAAATATACCGATGGTGGTTTTGATGTGGTTTTTGATACGGTTGGAGGTCCAAACCTAACCAATTCTATTGAAGCGGTTGCCTTAAACGGACACATTTCTACAACAGTATCATTATGTGAGTTAGATTTAACACCGTTACACTTTAAAGGTGCTACATTACACGTAGTATTTATGTTAATACCAATGTTACATAATTTTAAAAGAGACGTGCACGGTAATGTATTAGAGCGTTTAGCAGAAATTTCTAACGAAGGACACTTAACTCCAATTGTAGATGAAAACAGCTTTTCTTTAGAACAAGTTGGTGATGCTTACGCACATTTACAAAGTGGTAAAGCTATTGGTAAAATAGTAGTAGAAAACTAA
- a CDS encoding SDR family NAD(P)-dependent oxidoreductase → MKYILITGSTDGIGKLLALRLAKEGHFVGVHGRTETKLKATVTAIKEQSNNENIIGFLADFSDLADVKKMAADVIETMPKIDVLVNNAGILTSKVDSIPSGIDIRLAVNYLAPYQLTNTVLSLLKKADAPRVVNLSSAAQSPVSLLALEGKTYLGTNEAYAQSKLALTMWSFDLAAKEPNILVVAVNPGSLLNTKMAHEAYGQHWSPAEKGVDVLYDLSMTDKAKTASYFDNDKGGYSQAHPDAYNSRKIEELIALSDTITLE, encoded by the coding sequence ATGAAATATATATTAATTACAGGAAGCACAGACGGAATAGGAAAATTACTAGCATTACGTTTGGCGAAAGAAGGTCATTTTGTTGGTGTTCACGGTAGAACCGAAACTAAGTTAAAAGCTACTGTAACAGCAATAAAAGAGCAATCCAATAACGAAAATATAATTGGTTTTTTAGCGGATTTTTCAGATTTGGCGGATGTTAAAAAGATGGCTGCTGATGTCATTGAAACTATGCCAAAAATTGATGTTTTAGTAAATAATGCAGGTATTTTAACCAGTAAGGTGGATAGTATTCCTTCGGGAATTGATATTCGTTTGGCAGTAAATTACTTGGCACCGTATCAACTTACAAATACCGTTCTATCTTTATTAAAAAAGGCTGATGCTCCGCGGGTAGTGAATTTGAGTTCAGCAGCACAGTCACCGGTTTCATTGCTTGCTTTGGAAGGAAAAACATATTTAGGTACTAATGAGGCCTACGCCCAAAGCAAATTAGCCTTAACCATGTGGAGTTTTGATTTAGCCGCAAAAGAACCAAATATTCTTGTTGTAGCCGTAAACCCAGGTTCATTATTAAATACCAAAATGGCACATGAAGCATACGGCCAGCATTGGTCTCCCGCTGAAAAAGGGGTAGATGTTCTATACGATTTAAGTATGACCGATAAAGCTAAAACAGCATCTTATTTTGACAATGATAAAGGTGGGTATTCGCAAGCACATCCGGATGCTTATAATTCAAGAAAGATTGAAGAACTCATTGCATTAAGTGATACCATCACTTTAGAATAG
- a CDS encoding DEAD/DEAH box helicase, whose protein sequence is MQETQFELQEKKTEKELYSYQQGAIQRIFEKFDNEREDYHLLYQLPTGGGKTVIFSEMVRQYLKNHSKKVLVMTHRVELCNQTSKMLTSFGVVNKVVNSKANLDDHERYNCYVAMVETLNNRLNDGILDISDVGLVIVDEAHYNSFTKLFKFFENSFILGVTATPLSSNKELPMNSNYDELIPGESIENLIENDFLARAETFQYDMGLTSLEVGSNGDYTVKSSADLYTSPSMLNKLLEAYTVHSKGKKTLIFNNGIETSIQVYHTFRSAGFPIMHLDNTATKKQRKQILTWFHETPDAILTSVSILTTGFDEPTIDTIILNRATKSLTLYYQMIGRGSRVLNNKSKFTVIDLGNNIYRFGPWGADLDWEAIFKSPNFFIDRIKDDEDIEGSFKHELADDIRSEFSKSKDTYLDIKAIYKEATFSGESSKVVLEKSIEQHAYICIENSEDVYDALALAKLLKEDIDNRIQVYGKCISKSTYNFISWLKMDYQKKLNVYLRENFDAVFEQIHGHPPED, encoded by the coding sequence ATGCAAGAGACTCAATTTGAACTACAAGAAAAGAAGACTGAAAAAGAACTTTACAGCTACCAGCAAGGTGCCATTCAGCGCATATTTGAAAAGTTCGATAATGAAAGAGAAGATTACCACCTATTATATCAATTACCTACTGGTGGTGGAAAGACCGTAATTTTCTCTGAAATGGTCCGGCAATACCTTAAAAATCACTCGAAAAAGGTTTTGGTAATGACACACCGTGTAGAACTCTGTAACCAGACTTCTAAAATGCTCACCAGTTTTGGAGTGGTCAATAAAGTAGTCAACAGCAAAGCCAATTTAGATGACCATGAACGTTACAACTGTTATGTTGCCATGGTAGAAACACTAAATAATAGGCTTAACGATGGTATATTGGATATTTCGGATGTTGGCCTGGTCATTGTGGATGAGGCTCATTATAATTCCTTTACAAAACTGTTCAAGTTTTTCGAAAATTCTTTTATTCTTGGTGTTACCGCTACGCCCTTAAGCTCCAATAAGGAGTTGCCCATGAACAGCAACTATGATGAGTTGATACCTGGGGAATCTATAGAAAACCTAATTGAAAATGATTTTCTGGCCAGAGCTGAAACTTTTCAGTATGATATGGGGCTGACTTCATTGGAGGTAGGTTCCAATGGGGATTATACGGTTAAATCCTCAGCGGACTTGTATACTAGCCCATCTATGCTGAACAAATTATTGGAAGCTTATACCGTGCATTCCAAGGGTAAAAAAACACTAATATTCAATAATGGTATTGAAACTTCAATACAGGTATACCACACCTTTAGGAGTGCGGGGTTTCCTATTATGCATTTGGATAATACCGCTACCAAAAAACAACGAAAACAAATACTAACGTGGTTTCATGAAACTCCGGACGCGATACTAACATCCGTAAGTATTTTGACCACTGGTTTTGATGAACCCACAATAGATACCATTATTCTAAACAGGGCCACAAAATCATTAACCTTGTACTACCAAATGATAGGTAGGGGTTCTCGTGTGTTGAACAACAAGTCTAAATTTACCGTTATAGACCTTGGTAATAATATCTATCGTTTTGGCCCTTGGGGAGCGGACTTAGACTGGGAAGCAATTTTTAAATCTCCTAATTTCTTCATAGACCGTATTAAGGATGATGAAGATATTGAAGGTTCTTTTAAACATGAACTTGCCGATGATATTCGGTCAGAATTTTCAAAATCTAAGGACACTTACTTGGATATTAAAGCTATATATAAGGAAGCGACCTTTTCCGGAGAATCTTCCAAAGTGGTATTGGAAAAATCCATTGAACAGCATGCCTATATCTGTATAGAAAACAGTGAAGACGTGTATGATGCCCTTGCGTTGGCAAAATTACTTAAAGAGGACATAGATAATAGAATACAAGTGTATGGCAAGTGTATAAGTAAAAGCACCTATAATTTTATCAGTTGGCTGAAAATGGATTACCAAAAAAAGCTTAATGTCTATCTTCGAGAAAACTTTGATGCCGTTTTTGAGCAAATTCACGGGCATCCGCCAGAAGATTAA